The Notolabrus celidotus isolate fNotCel1 chromosome 23, fNotCel1.pri, whole genome shotgun sequence region GGGGTCACGGCTCCAGCTTTAAGCTCCACACTGAGCACCGCCCTGCCTGATTGGACCGGTGTGTAGAAACATGGACACAGGTAAATACCTACAcgcaaacacaaatataaagttgagacagccaatcacaggtcatgtcttaagaaaacaagaggaggaCCGAGGAAGTAGGAAACCAGTGCTGTAAAGTCCAGAACCACTCACTCTTGGACATCTTCTTGCGGTTCTCGACAGGTTTGAAGTGTGTGGTCGGGATGGGACAGACCATCTGCATGGGTTCTGCTTCTACCAGACATGAGTTCTTCTTGTCCCAACCGGCCCCCTCCAGGTACAAACCCCGGACAAATACTCCATCCTAAAAGAGGAGGGTGTAAAtgagcaacaaaaacaaggaataCAAGGGGAGGCTCACTCAGGGAATGATAGAGGTGACTATGAACAGACATGAATGACCCACAGCTGTGCCAGGAACGTATGAATCTAAAGggacaagagagggagagtgaaaaCAAGGGAATTGGGAGATCTTATGgaggaacagaggagga contains the following coding sequences:
- the LOC117807629 gene encoding dynein heavy chain 2, axonemal-like: MLGGSSSLRQDGVFVRGLYLEGAGWDKKNSCLVEAEPMQMVCPIPTTHFKPVENRKKMSKSIYLCPCFYTPVQSGRAVLSVELKAGAVTPDHWVKRGTALLMSLDTE